A genomic region of Elephas maximus indicus isolate mEleMax1 chromosome 10, mEleMax1 primary haplotype, whole genome shotgun sequence contains the following coding sequences:
- the COPS2 gene encoding COP9 signalosome complex subunit 2 isoform X1: MSDMEDDFMCDDEEDYDLEYSEDSNSEPNVDLENQYYNSKALKEDDPKAALSSFQKVLELEGEKGEWGFKALKQMIKINFKLTNFPEMMNRYKQLLTYIRSAVTRNYSEKSINSILDYISTSKQNSDFLCQMDLLQEFYETTLEALKDAKNDRLWFKTNTKLGKLYLEREEYGKLQKILRQLHQSCQTDDGEDDLKKGTQLLEIYALEIQMYTAQKNNKKLKALYEQSLHIKSAIPHPLIMGVIRECGGKMHLREGEFEKAHTDFFEAFKNYDESGSPRRTTCLKYLVLANMLMKSGINPFDSQEAKPYKNDPEILAMTNLVSAYQNNDITEFEKILKTNHSNIMDDPFIREHIEELLRNIRTQVLIKLIKPYTRIHIPFISKELNIDVADVESLLVQCILDNTIHGRIDQVNQLLELDHQKRGGARYSALDKWTNQLNSLNQAVVSKLA, from the exons GAATACTCTGAAGATAGTAACTCCGAGCCAAATGTGGATTTGGAAAATCAGTACTATAATTCCAAAGCGTTAAAAGAAGATGATCCAAAAGCAGCATTGAGCAGTTTCCAAAAG gTTTTGGAACTTGAAGGTGAAAAGGGAGAATGGGGATTTAAAGCACTGAAACAAATGATTAAGATTAACTTCAAATTG ACAAACTTTCCAGAAATGATGAACAGATATAAACAACTATTGACCTATATTCGGAGCGCAGTCACAAGAAATTATTCTGAAAAATCCATTAATTCTATTCTTGATTATATCTCTACTTCTAAACAG AATTCTGATTttttatgtcagatggatttaCTGCAGGAATTCTATGAAACAACACTGGAAGCCTTGAAAGATGCTAAGAATGATAGACTGTGGTTTAAGACAAACACGAAG CTTGGAAAATTATATTTAGAACGAGAGGAATATGGAAAGCTTCAAAAAATTTTACGCCAACTACATCAGTCCTGCCAG ACTGACGATGGAGAAGATGACTTGAAAAAAGGTACACAGTTATTAGAAATATACGCTTTGGAAATTCAAATGTATACAgcacagaaaaataacaaaaaactgaAAGCACTCTATGAACAGTCGCTTCACATCAAGTCTGCCATCCCTCATCCACTGATCATGGGAGTCATCAGAG AATGTGGGGGTAAAATGCACTTGCGAGAAGGTGAATTTGAAAAGGCACACACTGATTTTTTTGAAGCCTTCAAGAATTATGACGAATCAGGGAGTCCCAGAAGAACTACTTGCTTAAAGTATTTGGTCTTGGCAAATATGCTAATGAAATCGGGAATAAATCCGTTTGACTCACAGGAG GCCAAGCCGTACAAAAATGATCCAGAAATCCTGGCAATGACGAATTTAGTAAG tgCCTATCAGaataatgacatcactgaattTGAAAAGATTCTGAAAACAAATCACAGCAACATCATGGATGATCCTTTCATAAGAGAACACATCGAAG AGCTTTTGCGAAACATTAGAACACAAGTGCTCATAAAATTAATTAAGCCTTACACAAGAATAcatattccttttatttctaaG GAGTTAAACATAGATGTGGCTGATGTGGAGAGCTTGCTGGTGCAGTGCATATTGGATAA CACTATTCATGGCCGAATTGATCAAGTCAACCAGCTCCTTGAACTGGATCATCAGAAGAGAGGTGGTGCGCGATACAGTGCGCTAGATAAATGGACCAACCAACTAAATTCTCTCAACCAGGCTGTAGTCAGTAAACTGGCTTAA
- the COPS2 gene encoding COP9 signalosome complex subunit 2 isoform X2 encodes MSDMEDDFMCDDEEDYDLEYSEDSNSEPNVDLENQYYNSKALKEDDPKAALSSFQKVLELEGEKGEWGFKALKQMIKINFKLTNFPEMMNRYKQLLTYIRSAVTRNYSEKSINSILDYISTSKQMDLLQEFYETTLEALKDAKNDRLWFKTNTKLGKLYLEREEYGKLQKILRQLHQSCQTDDGEDDLKKGTQLLEIYALEIQMYTAQKNNKKLKALYEQSLHIKSAIPHPLIMGVIRECGGKMHLREGEFEKAHTDFFEAFKNYDESGSPRRTTCLKYLVLANMLMKSGINPFDSQEAKPYKNDPEILAMTNLVSAYQNNDITEFEKILKTNHSNIMDDPFIREHIEELLRNIRTQVLIKLIKPYTRIHIPFISKELNIDVADVESLLVQCILDNTIHGRIDQVNQLLELDHQKRGGARYSALDKWTNQLNSLNQAVVSKLA; translated from the exons GAATACTCTGAAGATAGTAACTCCGAGCCAAATGTGGATTTGGAAAATCAGTACTATAATTCCAAAGCGTTAAAAGAAGATGATCCAAAAGCAGCATTGAGCAGTTTCCAAAAG gTTTTGGAACTTGAAGGTGAAAAGGGAGAATGGGGATTTAAAGCACTGAAACAAATGATTAAGATTAACTTCAAATTG ACAAACTTTCCAGAAATGATGAACAGATATAAACAACTATTGACCTATATTCGGAGCGCAGTCACAAGAAATTATTCTGAAAAATCCATTAATTCTATTCTTGATTATATCTCTACTTCTAAACAG atggatttaCTGCAGGAATTCTATGAAACAACACTGGAAGCCTTGAAAGATGCTAAGAATGATAGACTGTGGTTTAAGACAAACACGAAG CTTGGAAAATTATATTTAGAACGAGAGGAATATGGAAAGCTTCAAAAAATTTTACGCCAACTACATCAGTCCTGCCAG ACTGACGATGGAGAAGATGACTTGAAAAAAGGTACACAGTTATTAGAAATATACGCTTTGGAAATTCAAATGTATACAgcacagaaaaataacaaaaaactgaAAGCACTCTATGAACAGTCGCTTCACATCAAGTCTGCCATCCCTCATCCACTGATCATGGGAGTCATCAGAG AATGTGGGGGTAAAATGCACTTGCGAGAAGGTGAATTTGAAAAGGCACACACTGATTTTTTTGAAGCCTTCAAGAATTATGACGAATCAGGGAGTCCCAGAAGAACTACTTGCTTAAAGTATTTGGTCTTGGCAAATATGCTAATGAAATCGGGAATAAATCCGTTTGACTCACAGGAG GCCAAGCCGTACAAAAATGATCCAGAAATCCTGGCAATGACGAATTTAGTAAG tgCCTATCAGaataatgacatcactgaattTGAAAAGATTCTGAAAACAAATCACAGCAACATCATGGATGATCCTTTCATAAGAGAACACATCGAAG AGCTTTTGCGAAACATTAGAACACAAGTGCTCATAAAATTAATTAAGCCTTACACAAGAATAcatattccttttatttctaaG GAGTTAAACATAGATGTGGCTGATGTGGAGAGCTTGCTGGTGCAGTGCATATTGGATAA CACTATTCATGGCCGAATTGATCAAGTCAACCAGCTCCTTGAACTGGATCATCAGAAGAGAGGTGGTGCGCGATACAGTGCGCTAGATAAATGGACCAACCAACTAAATTCTCTCAACCAGGCTGTAGTCAGTAAACTGGCTTAA